One window from the genome of Microbispora sp. ZYX-F-249 encodes:
- a CDS encoding TenA family protein, with product MTEGSSTPFSEWLRSESEPDWSEVVTHPFAAAIRGGTADMRRYLEQDFQFVDAFTALLGAAVAAADHFEARVAVGRFLGQTVADTERGYFHRALDALGGDPNPPALEPVTAEFRALMDEVRRGQDYPGILAVLCVAEWTYLGWASRTTEPPEGFVHREWIELHSGPEFEAWVGFLRGELDRLGPALDENGRARVLDVFRRATALERRFFDMALG from the coding sequence ATGACCGAGGGATCGAGCACGCCGTTCAGCGAGTGGCTGCGGTCGGAGAGCGAGCCGGACTGGTCGGAGGTGGTCACCCACCCCTTCGCCGCGGCGATCCGTGGTGGCACCGCCGACATGCGCCGCTACCTGGAGCAGGACTTCCAGTTCGTGGACGCCTTCACGGCGCTGCTCGGCGCGGCGGTCGCCGCCGCCGACCACTTCGAGGCGCGGGTGGCCGTGGGCCGCTTCCTCGGGCAGACCGTCGCCGACACCGAGCGGGGCTACTTCCACCGCGCGCTCGACGCCCTCGGGGGTGATCCGAACCCGCCCGCCCTGGAGCCGGTGACGGCCGAGTTCCGGGCGCTGATGGACGAGGTGCGCCGCGGCCAGGACTATCCGGGGATCCTGGCGGTGCTGTGCGTGGCGGAGTGGACCTACCTCGGCTGGGCCTCGCGGACCACCGAGCCGCCCGAGGGCTTCGTCCACCGGGAGTGGATCGAGCTGCACAGCGGTCCGGAGTTCGAGGCGTGGGTGGGCTTCCTGCGCGGCGAGCTCGACCGGCTCGGTCCCGCCCTCGACGAGAACGGGCGGGCCCGGGTGCTCGACGTCTTCCGCCGGGCGACGGCCCTGGAGCGCCGGTTCTTCGACATGGCGCTCGGTTAG
- a CDS encoding SRPBCC family protein, whose protein sequence is METLSVAVDAQASPDRVFALLTDWPRHHEWMVLTRAWVVAGDGRSRGSRLAAATGVGPLSFVDTMDVTGWRPPHEVEVRHTGRVVRGVGRFHVLPRPGGGSRIIWEEQLHVPFGRAGRIGWRVAGPVSAIFLRLSLRRLAALALRA, encoded by the coding sequence GTGGAGACGCTCTCGGTGGCGGTGGACGCGCAGGCGAGCCCGGATCGGGTGTTCGCCCTACTGACCGACTGGCCCCGGCACCACGAGTGGATGGTGCTGACCCGGGCATGGGTGGTCGCCGGTGACGGCCGCAGCAGGGGGAGCCGGCTCGCGGCGGCCACCGGGGTCGGTCCGCTGTCGTTCGTGGACACGATGGACGTCACCGGCTGGCGGCCCCCGCACGAGGTGGAGGTCCGCCACACGGGCCGGGTCGTGCGCGGCGTCGGACGGTTCCACGTGCTGCCCCGCCCCGGCGGGGGAAGCAGGATCATCTGGGAGGAGCAGCTCCACGTGCCCTTCGGCCGGGCCGGGCGGATCGGCTGGCGGGTCGCCGGGCCGGTGAGCGCGATCTTCCTGCGCCTGTCCCTGCGCCGCCTCGCCGCGCTCGCCCTGCGCGCCTGA